Proteins co-encoded in one Streptomyces roseochromogenus subsp. oscitans DS 12.976 genomic window:
- a CDS encoding trypco2 family protein has translation MIELSDMIRELRGQLTTALADGDGQLVRFELGPVEVEATVAVTREAGADAKVRLWVVDAGANGKYSHAQTQRIKVTLTPKAVPADGSPVRPFLIAGGEVDGER, from the coding sequence GTGATCGAACTGTCCGACATGATCCGCGAGTTGAGGGGACAGCTGACAACGGCCCTGGCAGACGGGGACGGACAGCTCGTGCGGTTCGAACTGGGACCGGTCGAGGTCGAGGCCACCGTCGCCGTCACCCGCGAGGCCGGCGCGGACGCCAAGGTGAGGCTGTGGGTCGTCGACGCGGGCGCCAACGGCAAGTACTCCCACGCACAGACCCAGCGGATCAAGGTCACCCTGACCCCGAAGGCCGTGCCGGCGGACGGCAGCCCGGTCCGGCCCTTTCTGATCGCGGGCGGCGAGGTCGACGGCGAGCGCTGA
- a CDS encoding glycoside hydrolase family 18 protein: MSTHRRRISGRNKAIGGIVAAAVVGGGAVLLTGTANAAGVNAAYTRTSDWSTGYTGQYVVTNNSAQQEKTWTLEFDLPAGARLSSLWNGESTVSGSHVTVKPAKWDTAGLAPGKSVTVGFVVDGSGAPTGCRIDNSQCSADGGATPEPSGRPTGTQSPAPTATPSKSATPTPSKSATPTPTSSQSTGSGTKSAAGFAPYVDTSLYPAFDLVGAAGATGVKNYNLAFITDGGGCTPKWGGVTDLSSDAVAQQIGSLRAKGGDVRVSFGGASGSELATTCSSADALAAAYGKAVDAFKLTKVDFDVEGGALPNTAANTLRAKAIAKLQAQHPDLDVSFTLPVMPEGLTQDGVNLLSNARSNGVKISTVNIMAMDYGSSYSGDMGDYAQQAATATQAQVKGVLGLSDSAAWKAVAVTPMIGVNDVSTEVFKVADATQLADFAKSKGLGGLSMWSAARDKQCDGGAKNSADPTCSSIVQDTYAFSKAFAAFN, from the coding sequence ATGAGCACGCACCGGCGCAGGATCAGTGGCAGGAACAAGGCGATAGGCGGAATCGTGGCCGCGGCCGTCGTCGGTGGGGGCGCGGTCCTGCTCACAGGCACCGCCAACGCCGCGGGCGTGAACGCCGCCTACACCAGGACCAGCGACTGGTCGACCGGCTACACCGGCCAGTACGTCGTCACCAACAACAGCGCCCAGCAGGAGAAGACCTGGACCCTGGAGTTCGACCTCCCGGCGGGCGCCAGGCTCAGCTCCCTGTGGAACGGCGAGTCGACCGTCAGCGGTTCGCACGTCACCGTGAAACCCGCGAAGTGGGACACCGCGGGCCTCGCCCCCGGCAAGTCGGTGACCGTCGGCTTCGTGGTCGACGGCAGCGGCGCCCCGACAGGCTGTCGTATCGACAACTCCCAGTGCTCCGCGGACGGCGGCGCCACCCCCGAGCCGAGCGGCCGGCCCACCGGGACCCAGTCGCCGGCCCCGACCGCCACCCCGAGCAAGAGCGCGACCCCCACCCCGAGCAAGAGCGCCACCCCGACCCCCACCTCCTCCCAGAGCACCGGCAGCGGAACCAAGTCCGCCGCGGGCTTCGCCCCGTACGTCGACACCTCCCTCTACCCGGCCTTCGACCTGGTGGGCGCGGCCGGCGCGACCGGCGTGAAGAACTACAACCTCGCCTTCATCACCGACGGCGGCGGCTGCACCCCCAAGTGGGGCGGCGTGACCGACCTGAGCAGCGACGCGGTGGCCCAGCAGATCGGCTCGCTGCGCGCCAAGGGCGGCGACGTCCGGGTCTCCTTCGGCGGCGCCTCCGGCTCCGAACTGGCCACCACGTGCTCCTCCGCCGACGCGCTGGCGGCGGCGTACGGCAAGGCGGTCGACGCGTTCAAGCTCACCAAGGTCGACTTCGACGTCGAGGGCGGGGCACTGCCGAACACGGCGGCGAACACCCTGCGGGCGAAGGCGATAGCGAAGCTCCAGGCACAGCACCCGGACCTGGACGTCTCCTTCACCCTCCCGGTGATGCCCGAGGGCCTCACCCAGGACGGCGTGAACCTGCTGTCCAACGCCAGGTCCAACGGCGTGAAGATCTCCACCGTCAACATCATGGCGATGGACTACGGCTCCTCGTACAGCGGCGACATGGGCGACTACGCCCAGCAGGCCGCGACGGCCACCCAGGCCCAGGTCAAGGGCGTCCTCGGACTGTCCGACTCCGCCGCCTGGAAGGCGGTCGCGGTCACCCCGATGATCGGCGTCAACGACGTCTCCACCGAAGTCTTCAAGGTGGCCGACGCCACCCAGCTGGCGGACTTCGCCAAGTCCAAGGGCCTCGGCGGTCTGTCGATGTGGTCCGCGGCCCGCGACAAGCAGTGCGACGGCGGCGCGAAGAACTCCGCCGACCCGACCTGCAGCTCGATCGTCCAGGACACGTACGCCTTCTCGAAGGCCTTCGCCGCCTTCAACTGA
- a CDS encoding response regulator transcription factor encodes MASVLVVEDDQFVRSALIRHLTDAAHTVRSVGTALEALREVAHFRFDVVILDLGLPDLDGSEALKMLRGITDVPVIIATARDDETEIVRLLNAGADDYLTKPFSVDHLSARIAAVLRRSRSVGAEAAPSSVLRVGGLTVDPLRRQAELDGARLDLTRREFDLLAFLAGRPGVVVPRKELLAEVWQQSYGDDQTIDVHLSWLRRKLGETAARPRYLHTLRGVGVKLEPPMDGEPAR; translated from the coding sequence ATGGCAAGTGTGCTCGTGGTCGAGGACGACCAGTTCGTACGCTCGGCGCTCATCCGGCATCTGACCGACGCCGCACACACCGTGCGCAGCGTCGGTACGGCACTGGAAGCGCTGCGCGAGGTCGCCCATTTCCGTTTCGACGTGGTCATCCTGGACCTCGGACTGCCGGACCTGGACGGCTCCGAGGCGCTGAAGATGCTCCGCGGCATCACTGACGTGCCCGTCATCATCGCGACCGCCCGGGACGACGAGACGGAGATCGTCCGGCTGCTCAACGCCGGCGCGGACGACTATCTGACCAAGCCGTTCTCCGTCGACCACCTCTCCGCGCGGATCGCGGCCGTGCTGCGCCGGTCCCGCTCCGTGGGTGCCGAGGCCGCGCCCTCGTCCGTGCTCCGGGTCGGCGGCCTGACCGTCGACCCGCTGCGCCGTCAGGCCGAGCTGGACGGGGCCCGCCTCGACCTGACCCGCCGCGAGTTCGACCTGCTCGCCTTCCTGGCCGGCCGGCCCGGGGTGGTCGTCCCGCGCAAGGAACTCCTCGCCGAGGTCTGGCAGCAGTCCTACGGCGACGACCAGACCATCGATGTCCATCTGTCCTGGTTGCGCCGGAAATTGGGGGAGACGGCCGCAAGGCCCCGCTATCTGCATACGCTCCGGGGGGTCGGTGTGAAGCTGGAACCACCCATGGACGGGGAGCCGGCGCGATGA
- a CDS encoding sensor histidine kinase: MRWALVKVCLAVTTMVVVAFAVPLGLVVKEMARDRAFSNAEREAAAVAPALSITTDRDKLERVVASAGADSGMAVHLPAGSGRSALDLGRQRAADRDIQAVRKLGRASTTTVAGGSALLQPVALGSGDIAVVEVYVPEAEVTNGVGTAWAVLAAVGLGLILGSVAVADRLGVRMVRPAQRLVRGAHELGEGRLGARVPEDGPTELRLAAVAFNSMADQVVQLLANERELAADLSHRLRTPLTVLRLNTASLGAGPAADQTRAAVAQLEREVDTIIRTARDAKPQTVAAGPGAGCDAAEVVRERMEFWSALAEDEGRKWRVAGVERPVRIPVVRADLAASLDALLGNVFRHTAEGTAFAVDVHNGEDAVIVLVSDAGPGIPDPDAAMARGRGSGSAGSTGLGLDIVRRLAESTGGDVRIGASVLGGTEVRIWFQLDGRKPVGRGHRGSVRRRRWGKTVATGLDH, encoded by the coding sequence ATGAGATGGGCCCTGGTCAAGGTCTGCCTGGCGGTCACCACGATGGTCGTGGTCGCCTTCGCCGTGCCGCTCGGCCTGGTCGTCAAGGAGATGGCCCGCGACCGCGCGTTCTCGAACGCCGAGCGGGAGGCCGCCGCGGTCGCGCCCGCACTGTCCATCACCACCGACCGGGACAAACTGGAGCGGGTCGTGGCCTCCGCCGGCGCCGACTCCGGAATGGCCGTGCATCTGCCCGCGGGCAGCGGCCGGTCCGCGCTCGACCTCGGCCGGCAGCGTGCCGCCGACCGCGACATCCAGGCCGTTCGGAAACTGGGCCGGGCCTCCACGACCACCGTGGCCGGCGGATCGGCCCTGCTCCAGCCGGTCGCGCTCGGCTCCGGCGACATCGCGGTCGTCGAGGTCTACGTCCCCGAGGCCGAGGTGACCAACGGCGTCGGCACGGCCTGGGCGGTCCTCGCGGCCGTCGGCCTCGGGCTGATCCTCGGCTCGGTCGCGGTCGCCGACCGGCTCGGGGTGCGCATGGTGCGGCCCGCCCAGCGGCTGGTCCGGGGCGCGCACGAACTGGGCGAGGGCAGGCTGGGTGCCCGGGTGCCGGAGGACGGCCCGACCGAACTGCGGCTCGCGGCTGTGGCGTTCAACTCCATGGCCGACCAGGTCGTCCAGCTCCTCGCGAACGAGAGAGAGCTGGCCGCGGACCTCTCGCACCGTCTGCGCACCCCGCTGACCGTGCTCCGGCTGAACACGGCCTCCCTCGGCGCGGGCCCGGCCGCCGACCAGACCCGGGCCGCCGTCGCCCAGCTGGAGCGCGAGGTCGACACCATCATCCGCACTGCCCGGGACGCCAAGCCGCAGACCGTCGCGGCCGGTCCCGGTGCCGGGTGCGACGCGGCGGAAGTGGTCCGTGAGCGCATGGAGTTCTGGTCCGCGCTCGCCGAGGACGAGGGCCGTAAGTGGCGGGTGGCCGGCGTCGAGCGGCCGGTGCGGATACCCGTGGTCCGCGCCGATCTGGCCGCGTCCCTGGACGCCCTGCTGGGCAATGTCTTCCGGCACACCGCCGAGGGCACCGCCTTCGCGGTCGACGTGCACAACGGCGAGGACGCGGTGATCGTGCTGGTCTCCGACGCGGGCCCCGGCATACCCGACCCGGACGCGGCGATGGCCCGCGGCCGCGGCTCCGGGAGCGCCGGTTCGACCGGTCTCGGCCTGGACATCGTGCGCCGGCTTGCCGAGTCCACCGGCGGCGACGTCCGTATCGGCGCCTCGGTGCTCGGCGGCACGGAGGTCCGGATCTGGTTCCAGCTGGACGGGCGCAAGCCGGTCGGGCGCGGGCACCGAGGGTCGGTGCGAAGACGCCGATGGGGCAAAACGGTCGCGACTGGTCTCGACCATTAA
- a CDS encoding spermidine synthase, which produces MGRSRNTRSRRRGSAAAEAVVEAVDGGLAQLVPDPDRGRAWTLLIDGAPQSHVDLDDPAHLSFEYQRRLGHVIDLVAPPGKPVHAVHLGGGAFTLARYAAHTRPRSTQQVVERDASLVQLVRRELPLDPNARIRVRSADAREGLAKVPDGWADLIIADVFSGARTPAHLTSTEFLDEVRRALKPSGVYAANLADGPPLAHLRGQIATAAARFAELALIADPAVLRGKRFGNAILVACDAPLPLAELTRRAASDPHPARVEHGKPLTDFTGGAAPVTDAAAVASPAPPPSVFR; this is translated from the coding sequence ATGGGCAGGTCCAGGAACACCCGGAGCAGGCGGCGCGGGTCAGCCGCCGCCGAAGCCGTCGTGGAGGCGGTCGACGGCGGGCTCGCACAGCTCGTGCCCGACCCCGACCGGGGCCGCGCGTGGACGCTGCTGATCGACGGCGCGCCCCAGTCGCACGTCGACCTGGACGACCCGGCCCACCTGTCCTTCGAGTACCAGCGCCGCCTCGGCCATGTCATCGACCTCGTCGCCCCGCCCGGCAAGCCCGTGCACGCCGTGCACCTCGGCGGCGGCGCGTTCACCCTCGCCCGGTACGCCGCCCACACCCGCCCCCGCTCCACCCAGCAGGTCGTCGAGCGGGACGCGAGCCTGGTCCAACTGGTCCGCCGGGAGCTGCCGCTGGACCCGAACGCCCGGATCCGGGTCCGCTCGGCGGACGCCCGCGAGGGTCTCGCCAAGGTGCCGGACGGCTGGGCGGACCTGATCATCGCCGATGTCTTCAGCGGCGCCCGCACCCCGGCCCATCTCACCTCCACCGAGTTCCTGGACGAGGTCCGCCGAGCCCTGAAACCGTCCGGGGTCTACGCCGCCAACCTCGCCGACGGCCCGCCGCTCGCCCATCTGCGGGGCCAGATCGCCACCGCGGCCGCCCGGTTCGCCGAACTCGCGCTGATCGCCGACCCTGCCGTACTGCGCGGCAAGCGCTTCGGCAACGCGATCCTCGTGGCCTGTGACGCCCCGCTCCCGCTCGCCGAGCTCACCCGCCGCGCCGCCTCCGACCCGCACCCGGCCCGGGTCGAACACGGCAAGCCGCTCACGGACTTCACCGGCGGCGCCGCGCCCGTGACGGACGCGGCGGCCGTGGCCTCGCCGGCCCCGCCGCCCTCGGTGTTCCGCTGA
- a CDS encoding GH1 family beta-glucosidase — protein sequence MPDSVSPSPVAFPPAFLWGTATSAYQIEGAVREDGRTPSIWDTFSHTPGRTAGGETGDIAVDHYHRYRDDVALMAELGMNAYRFSVSWPRVQPTGRGPAVQRGLDFYRRLVDELLAHGIKPTLTLYHWDLPQELEDTGGWPQRDTAFRFAEYAQLAGEALGDRVEQWITLNEPWCSAFLGYGSGVHAPGRTDPEAALRAAHHLNLAHGLATSALRSVMPARNEIAVSLNSSVVRPLSQDPADIAAARRIDDLANGIFHGPLLHGAYPSSLLESTSPITDWSYVHDGDTRTINVPLDALGLNYYTPSLVSAAPGKAEGPRADGHGASDHSPWPGADDVRFHQTPGERTEMGWTIDPTGLYDLVMRYTREAPGLPLYVTENGAAYDDKPDPDGRVHDPERIAYLRGHLSAVRRAITDGADVRGYYLWSLMDNFEWAYGYGKRFGAVYVDYGTLQRTPKSSARWYGEAARTGVLPTE from the coding sequence ATGCCTGATTCCGTTTCCCCCTCCCCCGTGGCCTTTCCCCCCGCCTTCCTCTGGGGCACCGCGACCTCCGCCTACCAGATCGAGGGAGCGGTGCGGGAGGACGGCCGTACGCCCTCGATCTGGGACACCTTCAGCCATACGCCGGGCAGGACGGCCGGCGGTGAGACCGGTGACATCGCCGTCGACCACTACCACCGCTACCGCGACGACGTGGCGCTGATGGCCGAGCTGGGCATGAACGCGTACCGCTTCTCGGTCTCCTGGCCCCGGGTGCAGCCGACGGGCCGGGGCCCGGCGGTCCAGCGCGGCCTGGACTTCTACCGCCGCCTGGTGGACGAGCTGCTGGCACACGGCATCAAGCCGACCCTCACCCTCTACCACTGGGACCTGCCGCAGGAACTGGAGGACACGGGCGGCTGGCCGCAGCGGGACACCGCGTTCCGGTTCGCCGAGTACGCACAGCTGGCCGGCGAGGCGCTGGGCGACCGGGTGGAGCAGTGGATCACCCTCAACGAGCCCTGGTGCAGCGCCTTCCTGGGCTACGGCTCCGGTGTGCACGCCCCGGGCCGTACCGACCCGGAGGCCGCCCTGCGCGCGGCCCATCACCTCAACCTCGCCCATGGCCTGGCGACTTCGGCGCTGCGCTCCGTGATGCCGGCCCGCAACGAGATCGCGGTCAGTCTCAACTCCTCGGTGGTACGGCCGCTTTCCCAGGACCCGGCCGATATCGCGGCGGCCCGCCGGATCGACGACCTGGCCAACGGGATCTTCCACGGCCCGCTGCTGCACGGGGCGTACCCGTCGTCGCTGCTGGAGTCGACCTCGCCGATCACCGACTGGTCGTACGTCCACGACGGCGACACCCGCACGATCAACGTCCCACTGGACGCGCTGGGCCTGAACTACTACACCCCGTCCCTGGTGTCCGCCGCGCCGGGGAAGGCCGAGGGCCCGAGGGCGGACGGCCACGGCGCCAGCGACCACTCACCCTGGCCGGGCGCCGACGACGTACGGTTCCACCAGACGCCGGGCGAGCGCACGGAGATGGGCTGGACGATCGATCCGACGGGCCTGTACGACCTGGTCATGCGGTACACGAGGGAGGCACCGGGCCTGCCGCTGTACGTGACGGAGAACGGCGCGGCCTACGACGACAAACCCGACCCCGACGGCCGCGTCCACGATCCCGAGCGCATCGCGTACCTGCGCGGCCATCTGTCGGCGGTCCGCCGGGCCATCACCGACGGCGCCGATGTGCGCGGCTACTACCTGTGGTCCCTGATGGACAACTTCGAGTGGGCGTACGGCTACGGGAAGCGGTTCGGGGCGGTGTACGTGGACTACGGGACGTTGCAGCGGACGCCCAAGTCGAGTGCGCGGTGGTATGGGGAGGCGGCTCGGACGGGGGTGTTGCCGACGGAGTGA